GCAGTTTCATTTTCTTCAGGCCGAGCACACGCAGCCCGTCCGGCTGCGGCCGCTTGCGCTCCGAGGCGATCTCCGCCTCCAGCAAAGCGTGGCGCGACGTGAGGGATTTCAGGATCTGGTCCAAGACAACCTCCTTTCAACGGGGAGGAGCATGCGGGATCGGACTTGATAGGTCCAATGCATAGTTTCTATATTCTCCATAGCCTCGAACTATCGTGAACCGCCATGCCCTTTCGTCCGTCCCATCGCCAGCTGGAGTATGCGGTCGCCTTGGCCGAAACCGGCCATTTCGGTTCCGCGGCCAAGCGCTGCCACGTCTCGCAGCCCACCCTCTCGGTCCAGATTGCGCAGCTCGAACAGCAGCTCGGCACGCCCCTGTTCGACCGCACGCGGGCGAAGGTGACGCCGACCGCCATCGGGGCACGCATCGTGGAGGCGGCGCGCTCGGTGCTGCTGACGCTGGACGACATCGTGACGGTGGCGGCCACCGGCGCGGACAATCTCGGCGGCCTCATCCGCCTCGGCGTCGCGCCCACCTTCGGACCGTATTTCCTGCCGAACCTCCTGCCGGTGCTGCACGGCAAATATCCCGCGCTCCAGATCTACGTGCGAGAGGACCGGCCCGCCGCCATCGAGCGCGACGTGATGACGGGCGATCTCGACTGCGGGCTCATTCCGCCCCCCGCCTCGGGCCACGCCCTCACCTTCCGCCGCATCTGCCGGGAGGCCATTTATCTCGGCGTCGGCAAGGACCACCGCCTCGCCGCGAGCGGTCGCGTCAAGCCCCGCCAGCTCAAGGGTGAGCGCCTGCTCACACTCGGGCGCGGCCACCATTTATTCGAGCGGGCGCGGGAGCTGGCGGCGGCGAGCGGCGCCGACATGCGGGAAGATTATGAGGGCACGAGCCTCGATGCCCTGCGCCAGATGGTGGTGATGGGCATGGGCGCGTCCCTCTTCCCGGAACTCTATGCCAAATCCGAATTCCGCGTGCAGGATCACGTCGCCCTGCTGCAGATCGACGGCTGGCCGGCGAGCCGCGACATGGGCTACATCTGGCGGGCGAGCAACGGGCGGGCCGCCCAGTTCGAGGAACTGGCGCGGGAGAGCGAGCAGGCGTGCGCGGCGCTGGGGCTCAGCGATGAGCCGCCAAAGCACGCCTGACGGGGAACGTTCGGCCAAGGCGCCCGTTCGACGACCGGGACACAGCGCGTGATTTCGGGAGCGCGCGGGGCGGAGCGTCACAGCTTTGTCATCAATGGCAGGACATCTGCACCCCGAGCTCAGCCCCCGGGGACGATGATGGATTATTTCCGCCGCTTCACCTTCCTGTTCGCGACCCCCGCCTTCGACGCGGACGACCTCGAGGGCGTCCGCCTCAACCAGATCGTGGACGAGATCGGCCGCGCCGGCTTCGAGGTGGTGATGGCGCGCGATCTCGATGACGCGCAGATCGCGGTGCAGACGGACGCCGCCATCGGCTGCATGCTCATCGACTGGGGCAAGAAGGGGCTGGAGGGCAAGACCGCCGCTCTCATCAACCTTATGCGTAAGCGCGGGCTCGACTTCCCCATCATCCTGCTGGTGCGGCGCAAGCGCTTCGAGGATCTGCCGGTCGAAGTGCTGGACTTCATCGACGGCTACGTCTTCCTCTCGGAAGAGACCCCCGCCTTCATCGCCAAGAACCTCGTTTCCCGGCTCAAGCAATACGCCGAGACGCTGAAGACACCCTTCTTCGGCGCGCTGGTGGATTATGCGGAGGAAGGCAACCAGCTGTGGACCTGCCCAGGCCACAACGGCGGCGTGTTCTACAGCCGCAGCCCCATTGGCCGGGTGTTCATGGAGCATCTCGGCGAGGCCGTGTTCCGCGACGACCTCGACAATTCCGTGCTTGATCTCGGCGACCTGCTGACCCACGAGGGCCCCGCCCTTCAGGCGCAGAAGGAAGCCGCCAAGATCTTCGGCGCGGAGAAGACCTATTTCGTGCTGAACGGCACCTCCACCTCCAACAAGGTGGCGCTCTCCGCCCTCGTGACCGACGGCGACCTCGTGCTGTTCGACCGCAACAACCACAAGGCCGCCCACCATGGCGCGCTGCTCATCGGCGGCGGCATCCCGGTCTATGTGCCCACCGTGCGCAACGCCTGGGGCCTCATCGGCCCGATGCGCTGGGACAAGCTGGACGAGACGGCGCTGCGCGAGGCCATTCGCACCAATCCGCTGGTGAGCGATCCCGATGCCTGGCAGCGCCCCCGCCCCTTCCGGGTCGCAGTGGTGGAGCAGTGCACCTATGACGGCACCATCCACAATGCCGAGATGATCCTGAAGCGGATCGGCCACCTGTGCGACTACATCCTGTTCGATGAGGCCTGGGCGGGCTTCATGAAGTTCCACCCGCTCTATGCGGGCCGCTACGCCATGGGCCTTTCCGACCTCGGTCCGGACTCGCCCGGCATCATCGCCACCCAGTCCACCCACAAGCAACTGGCGAGCTTCTCGCAGGCCTCGCAGATCCACATGAAGGACCGGCACATCACCGGCCAGAAGCGGCGCGTGGAGCATCGCCGCTTCAACGAGAGCTTCATGCAGCACGCCTCCACCTCGCCTTTCTATCCGCTGTTCGCCTCCCTCGACGTGGGCGCCCA
The Azorhizobium caulinodans ORS 571 genome window above contains:
- a CDS encoding YdcH family protein, producing the protein MDQILKSLTSRHALLEAEIASERKRPQPDGLRVLGLKKMKLQLRDQIDYIRREGFAPVMVVRRRRFAGPVLKPAL
- a CDS encoding hydrogen peroxide-inducible genes activator, whose protein sequence is MPFRPSHRQLEYAVALAETGHFGSAAKRCHVSQPTLSVQIAQLEQQLGTPLFDRTRAKVTPTAIGARIVEAARSVLLTLDDIVTVAATGADNLGGLIRLGVAPTFGPYFLPNLLPVLHGKYPALQIYVREDRPAAIERDVMTGDLDCGLIPPPASGHALTFRRICREAIYLGVGKDHRLAASGRVKPRQLKGERLLTLGRGHHLFERARELAAASGADMREDYEGTSLDALRQMVVMGMGASLFPELYAKSEFRVQDHVALLQIDGWPASRDMGYIWRASNGRAAQFEELARESEQACAALGLSDEPPKHA
- a CDS encoding Orn/Lys/Arg decarboxylase N-terminal domain-containing protein; translated protein: MDYFRRFTFLFATPAFDADDLEGVRLNQIVDEIGRAGFEVVMARDLDDAQIAVQTDAAIGCMLIDWGKKGLEGKTAALINLMRKRGLDFPIILLVRRKRFEDLPVEVLDFIDGYVFLSEETPAFIAKNLVSRLKQYAETLKTPFFGALVDYAEEGNQLWTCPGHNGGVFYSRSPIGRVFMEHLGEAVFRDDLDNSVLDLGDLLTHEGPALQAQKEAAKIFGAEKTYFVLNGTSTSNKVALSALVTDGDLVLFDRNNHKAAHHGALLIGGGIPVYVPTVRNAWGLIGPMRWDKLDETALREAIRTNPLVSDPDAWQRPRPFRVAVVEQCTYDGTIHNAEMILKRIGHLCDYILFDEAWAGFMKFHPLYAGRYAMGLSDLGPDSPGIIATQSTHKQLASFSQASQIHMKDRHITGQKRRVEHRRFNESFMQHASTSPFYPLFASLDVGAQMMKGRSGEVLWDDTIRLGIELRKKIRASRREFEEKESRPERRWFFEPFVPERVAIPDAARPGAFHDVPWESVGTDQLATDPAFWQLAPEAKWHGFGDLAPGFAMTDPNKLTLLTPGFDRTTGDYTEHGIPAPVVAQYLRENRIVPEKNDLNSLLFLLTPGVEASKAGTLISGLVAFKRLHDDNALLEDAIPEFFRRRPQRYAGVRLRDLCGEMHRFFREANVSRLQAQQFCPEHLPEMAMSPHDAARCLVRNDVDYLPIDAISGRIATTPFVVYPPGIATIVPGERLTERAQPMIDYLRMFEASFNTFPGFEVEIQGVYREIDATGRVRLYTYVVSE